The Episyrphus balteatus chromosome 3, idEpiBalt1.1, whole genome shotgun sequence genome segment AAATGTAGTATGCAAAgttaaatttgataattttaggAAAGTGAAGGTCACAGGACATTGAATGAATTATTTACAGCTCTGGAATCTATAACTATATACAATAGTACTGCCCAACTTAGAGGACCTATTACCATGGAATCGTTTGTACCTGATTTGAATCCAAATGAATACTTTACATATAGAGGtagattaaatattaaaaagatttgATAGGTTGaggatttataaatattttttttttttcttgtaggaTCTTTAACAACACCGCCTTGTTCTGAAGCAATTATATGGTTTGTCTTTTCAGATATTCTACCAATATCATATCAAGATGTaagtataaatttgtttattttgaaataaattaatctaaatttaaaataattaatttaaactcgttttgtttgtatttttaaaagcttCGTAAATTTTGGACTCTTCTTGATGCTGATGGAAAAAGGGTTGTTAATAATTTCAGACCAATTCAACGTTCAAATAGACCAGTTTTCCGACAGAAAAGTAGACTACATTTCAATACATAAAACATGTTTAAGAAATTCGGAAAACTGTGAATTcattaaattgttaaattttaagTTACATCTAGTTATAAGTGGAAATAAATTAATGTGTTGGACAGATTTTaagttaaatacaaattattgtTATGATGCTTATTTTTACGCATAAGCAATTGATTTGAAGTGATGTATTCTGTAGCCTCAGCCTCATAGATGGACTCCTTGTGACACTCTGAAGTTTGAGAGTTGAGATAAAGTCGAGTCATGACTAGAGTCGGAAAATGAAAAAGTAAGACCATAACAATAATGTCGTATTTAGTGATGGGCAAATACCCGGTATATACCATTTGTGGGTTTATACCGGGTATTTACCAAAACGAGGGTAAATACGGGTATTTACTTATAATTGCTACAAATTCGATTGTTTGTTATCGGGGCCCTGTTTCAGAGCTactacatcaactacatcagctacatcaGCAACCTCAAAAGCTAATATAGTTGAGTCCGATTGAAATTCGAGAAATATttcttagggccagttgtacaaatatttaatccgtggttcagcaacttttatcttctgaattcgcTGGTAATATTGAGTGTTGGCACTGGTTCTAGGTCCATATAGAttgaaatagctaaatccatCCTTCAACCAAAGCTGATCCACTGCTAATCCaccgaaatcggcgagttaaattcctgaccCTAGGCTGAACCACAACTGGCCATTATGGTTTAAATagtgcaaattttcaaaaaaatgcttcgGGAAGTCCAACAGGCCGCCGCAATAAATGTTTAAAGTCGttgatgtagctgatgtaaACAATGTAGTAAGCTCTGAAATAGGCCCTTTATAGTATATAAACATGACAGGGGCACACTTGTTCGGTCTTCTTGATTGAGGTTATTTTGTTGTGTTAAATTTTGGaggaaaaaacaattcatttttttgttcacccacgtttattagtgtttgtttttcaaaaacggatgtatagttttaaatgaaattttcagagttatgagcaagaaaaaatattttaaagtaatttaagcaaaatccgcccactgccacgcccacttttatTACTGTTTGGTTTCCTGAAAAcggttttatttataaaaaagttttatttaatcaaagacactagcggaaaaaattaacggatcaaaagaaaattccaaagttttaaaaaagataaagcTCAAACTTTCTAGTTTTGAGAAatcataatgaatttttttttcaagctacaTGTTCGGCTCAATCCTATTAAATACGaaatttttccgtttttttttttttggtctgaaaacttggaaaaaatcttTCCAGCTTAATCACAATATGGATCGGATAGCTTGTTTATTCAGcttaaatttactttttaaagttttatttcgACGCTGAGATATCGAATTTAGAACGGGAAAGGATCTTTTTGTCTTTAGATCAATAAATCAGCATCCGCTGATTGCACAAGAAAAGGAGTGTTTTGAAATCTTCAATAAATTTCCCACAAAAATCTagtgggtttttgaaaaaaatatacatatgtttttttttttgcaatctatggaaaaatcaagaaaaaacgtGCTTTTTGTTGCTATTGAGATAATCAGGCGCTAACaaatggttagatcaaaaagcgtagaAAGCATTTTGGTTGTGTGTAGTTTTATtaataagtttgaaaaaagcggGCTCTACTTTTTGacataaattaacaaaattattttatagttttctaAGCTTCAGTTTGTTAGTTgaaggctaaaattgatttggggtgtttcgacCCACCCACGCCCCTCCCCTGACCACCAAAATATTGTATTGACGTCTGAACTACAtatgtgtacaaagtttcagCTTGATACGATAATCGGAAGTCGGTCAAAATTAACTTCTTCGATTTTATTACATTGCTAGTTAGTTTGTTTGTTACAAGTGAAGctaataaaaatacaagtatTGATTGAAACGTTCTAAAGGGCATGTAATGGACtttatgcaaaaaatatttcttgacaTCACTCCTCCCCCTAGTGGGATGTTTCATTTTCGTCTGTAAATCGTAAATACCCTCATTTTGGGTAGATACCCGCCGTTTGGGTATTTACCCGGTATAAACCCGGTAAATACCCACCCGATTGGTATATACCCGAGGCAC includes the following:
- the LOC129914869 gene encoding carbonic anhydrase 12-like encodes the protein MESFVPDLNPNEYFTYRGSLTTPPCSEAIIWFVFSDILPISYQDLRKFWTLLDADGKRVVNNFRPIQRSNRPVFRQKSRLHFNT